One Aegilops tauschii subsp. strangulata cultivar AL8/78 chromosome 7, Aet v6.0, whole genome shotgun sequence genomic window carries:
- the LOC109747897 gene encoding uncharacterized protein, which yields MATKELSMKLLIDTKAQKVCFAEADNEVVEFLSSLLCLPMSTVINLLTKERMVGSIGNVLDSLETLDATYVFSTKGKEPYIKPTISPGMLSPLQQLMGDAQLNACSRFFTCEGKRCCYTSHSCGYFSVAKGSKCPSCSTGMNKAILHVKSEGFVVGTATYTVKDDLSMIPASSVASIALLAQCGVKDLSMLQEKMVKIGKEEALDILLASLKSKTVLTDVFLQTRKARCKKETVA from the exons ATGGCTACTAAGGAGTTATCGATGAAGCTCCTGATTGATACCAAGGCTCAGAAAGTCTGCTTTGCCGAGGCTGACAATGAAGTGGTCGAGTTCCTGTCCAGCCTCCTATGCCTCCCGATGAGCACCGTCATCAACCTGCTCACCAAAGAGCGTATGGTTGGCAGCATTGGGAATGTTCTCGATAGCCTGGAGACGCTTGATGCCACGTATGTATTCTCAACCAAGGGCAAGGAGCCCTACATCAAGCCAACAATTTCCCCCGGTATGCTCTCTCCCTTGCAACAGCTGATGGGGGATGCACAGTTAAATGCCTGTAGCAGATTCTTCACCTGTGAGGGGAAAAGATGCTGCTACACAAGCCATAGTTGTGGGTATTTTTCAGTTGCTAAAGGCAGCAAATGCCCAAGTTGCTCCACCGGAATGAACAAAGCTATACTGCATGTCAAAAGTGAGGGGTTTGTGGTCGGGACAGCCACGTATACAGTCAAGGACGATCTCTCGATGATACCGGCGTCCAGCGTGGCAAGCATTGCCTTGCTCGCCCAGTGCGGTGTCAAGGACCTGAGCATGCTGCAAGAAAAAATGGTGAAGATTGGCAAGGAAGAG GCGCTAGACATACTCCTTGCTTCGCTGAAGTCCAAGACCGTCCTGACTGATGTCTTCCTTCAGACAAGAAAAGCTCGTTGCAAGAAGGAAACTGTTGCTTAG
- the LOC109747902 gene encoding germin-like protein 8-11: MASSSSFLLVALIALASWQAMASDPSPLQDFCVADNSSHVFVNGFVCKDPKEVTAEDFFLAAKLDMPRDTKMSKVGSIVTLLNVMRIPGLNTLGISLARIDYAPLGENPPHTHPRASEILTVLEGTLYVGFVTSNPDNKLFWKVLNKGDVFVFPQGLIHFQFNPNPYKPAVAIAGLSSQNPGAITIANAVFGSKPPISDDVLAKAFQVEKKTVDWLQAQFWADNHN, from the exons ATGGCCTCCTCTTCCAGCTTCCTTCTGGTTGCTCTTATCGCGTTGGCCTCATGGCAGGCCATGGCTTCTGATCCAAGCCCTCTCCAGGACTTCTGTGTGGCTGACAATAGCTCACATG TGTTTGTTAATGGGTTTGTCTGCAAAGACCCAAAGGAGGTGACTGCGGAAGACTTCTTCTTAGCGGCCAAACTTGACATGCCTAGGGACACAAAGATGAGCAAGGTGGGATCCATTGTCACACTGCTCAATGTCATGAGGATCCCCGGTCTCAACACACTGGGTATCTCCTTAGCACGCATTGACTATGCACCTTTGGGGGAGAACCCACCACACACTCATCCTCGTGCCTCTGAGATCCTCACCGTGCTTGAAGGGACACTTTATGTTGGCTTTGTCACATCTAACCCAGATAACAAGCTCTTTTGGAAGGTCCTCAACAAGGGTGATGTGTTTGTTTTCCCACAAGGACTCATCCACTTCCAGTTCAACCCCAACCCCTACAAGCCAGCAGTTGCAATTGCCGGACTTAGCAGCCAAAACCCTGGGGCCATAACCATTGCGAACGCTGTGTTTGGTTCAAAGCCGCCAATCTCAGACGATGTTTTGGCCAAGGCCTTTCAGGTGGAGAAGAAGACCGTGGACTGGCTCCAGGCTCAATTCTGGGCTGACAACCACAATTAG